The DNA sequence TTCGTTTCTGTCACCTCTAATCCAATGATACGGCTTTCATATTCTACTTTATAACCATTTTTATCTATCGTATATAAGCAATCTTTTCCATAAGTCATTGGTGTTACGGGAAACTGTTCCAAATGTCTTAAAACCGCTTTTGCCCGCTCTACCGGAATACTTTTTTCATAAAGAACTGTGCCATCTTCGGCATCCAACACCTTACCACCATTATACGCAAGTAATATTCCATGATGTGTATCCATTTCCAGTTCACGGCTTAACTGTTTCAATCCCGCAACCGGACGCCCGGAAGCAAGCACTAGAATAATACCTCTTTCCTGTGCCTTTTTCAGGGCGTCCAACGTCTTAGGAGTTATTTTCTTTTCATCATTCGTCAACGTTCCGTCAATATCCAGAACAATCATTTTATAACTCATATCGTTTTATCCTTTATTTCTCTTTCTTATATCCATATATTTCAAAATCATCTCTACGCAGCCATCAATTCCAAGCTCACTGCTATCCAAAGACAGATTATAG is a window from the Roseburia sp. 499 genome containing:
- a CDS encoding Cof-type HAD-IIB family hydrolase codes for the protein MSYKMIVLDIDGTLTNDEKKITPKTLDALKKAQERGIILVLASGRPVAGLKQLSRELEMDTHHGILLAYNGGKVLDAEDGTVLYEKSIPVERAKAVLRHLEQFPVTPMTYGKDCLYTIDKNGYKVEYESRIIGLEVTETKIPLSEFLSVSPVKILTAAPNEVLLSKMEEITTPFAEEFSFVMSAPFYLECNMKGINKATSLDYVCKSMGIKREEIISFGDAQNDITMIEYAGLGIAMENACEELKAVANEITLSNNEDGIAVALEKHLNI